In Streptomyces qaidamensis, one DNA window encodes the following:
- a CDS encoding NUDIX hydrolase, with translation MTVVWINGAFGAGKTTTARELIELIPNSTLFDPEVVGGALAHLLPPKHLAEAGDFQDLPIWRRLVIDTAAAMLAELGGTLVVPMTLLRQEYRDEIFGGLAARRIPVSHILLAPAETILRERIAGREIPRDLPDGDLRIRQWSYDHIEPYRAALASWLTADAHPVDTSDLTPYETAVRIAEAVTSGSVPVCDIVQTPEPTAETVAAGVLLFDEQDRVLLVDPTYKAGWEFPGGVVEPGEAPARAGMREVAEETGISLDEVPGLLVVDWERPTPPGYGGLRLLFDGGLLDSAEAGRLLLPGPELRAWRFVTEEEAAELLPPVRYERLRWALRARERGAALYLEAGVPVG, from the coding sequence GTGACCGTCGTCTGGATCAACGGCGCGTTCGGTGCGGGGAAGACCACCACCGCACGGGAACTGATCGAACTGATCCCGAACAGCACGCTCTTCGACCCGGAGGTCGTCGGCGGCGCGCTCGCCCACCTGCTGCCACCCAAACACCTCGCCGAGGCCGGCGACTTCCAGGACCTGCCGATCTGGCGACGGCTGGTGATCGACACGGCGGCCGCGATGCTCGCCGAGCTCGGCGGGACCCTCGTCGTCCCGATGACCCTGCTGCGCCAGGAGTACCGCGACGAGATCTTCGGCGGTCTGGCCGCGCGCAGGATTCCGGTCAGCCACATCCTGCTGGCACCGGCCGAAACGATACTGCGGGAGCGGATAGCGGGCCGTGAGATCCCGCGCGACCTGCCCGACGGCGACCTGCGAATACGCCAGTGGTCCTACGACCACATCGAGCCGTACCGGGCCGCCCTCGCCTCCTGGCTCACCGCCGACGCCCACCCGGTCGACACCAGCGACCTCACGCCGTACGAGACGGCGGTCCGGATCGCCGAGGCCGTCACCAGCGGTTCCGTGCCCGTCTGCGACATCGTGCAGACGCCCGAGCCCACCGCCGAGACCGTCGCCGCCGGAGTGCTCCTCTTCGACGAGCAGGACCGGGTGCTGCTCGTCGACCCCACGTACAAGGCCGGCTGGGAGTTCCCCGGCGGCGTCGTCGAACCCGGTGAGGCGCCCGCACGGGCCGGGATGCGCGAGGTCGCCGAAGAGACCGGCATCAGCCTCGACGAGGTCCCGGGCCTGCTCGTCGTCGACTGGGAGCGCCCTACGCCCCCCGGCTACGGCGGCCTGCGGCTCCTCTTCGACGGCGGCCTCCTCGATTCGGCCGAGGCGGGACGGCTGCTGCTGCCCGGCCCGGAGCTGCGCGCCTGGCGCTTCGTCACCGAGGAGGAGGCCGCAGAGCTGCTGCCCCCGGTGCGCTACGAGCGGCTGCGCTGGGCCCTGAGGGCCCGTGAACGCGGAGCGGCGCTCTACCTGGAGGCCGGGGTGCCGGTCGGCTGA